A window of Pseudomonas putida genomic DNA:
GCTGCCTTGAGCGCCCGTCGAGCCCGGTGCTACCATGCCCGATCCCTCTTAGAGGTGGCCAGACACGAGGAAGATCCCTGACCATGAGCACCATTCGCGAGCGCAACAAGGAACTGATCCTGCGCGCAGCCAGCGAGGAATTCGCCGACAAGGGCTTCGCCGCCACCAAGACCAGCGATATCGCAGCCAAGGCCGGCCTGCCCAAGCCGAACGTGTATTACTACTTCAAATCCAAGGACAATCTCTACCGCGAGGTCCTGGAAAGCATCATCGCACCGATCATGCAGGCGTCGACCCCGTTCAATGCCGACGGTGACCCGAAGGAAGTGCTGAGTGCGTATATCCGCTCGAAGATCCGCATCTCCCGCGACCTGCCGCATGCGTCCAAGGTGTTCGCCAGCGAGATCATGCACGGCGCCCCGCACCTGTCGCCGAACCAGGTGGCGCAGCTGAACGAACAGGCGCGGCATAACATCGAGTGCATCCAGCGCTGGATCGACCGCGGGCAGATCGCCCATGTGGACGCGCATCACCTGATGTTCAGCATCTGGGCAGCGACCCAGACCTATGCCGATTTCGACTGGCAGATCTCTGCGGTAACCGGCAAGGCCAAGCTCGCCGACAGCGATTATGACGCCGCAGCCGAGACCATCATCCGCATGGTGCTCAAGGGTTGTGAGCCCGAGGTGGCCTGACAGGGCCAGTGGGGCTGCTTTGCAGCCCATCGCCGGCAAGCCGGCTCCCACAGGGTACACCACAGATTTCAAGGTCTGTGACGGCTCTGTGGGAGCTGGCTTGCCGGCGATAGGGCCGGAACAGGCAATAGAGACTCAGGCTGCTACACCCGCATCCGCCTTCAACCCCACCTCCTCGATCGCACTGATCGCGCACTGCTCGTCGATATCCGACGTATCCCCGCTGATCCCGACAGCACCCAGCACCTTGCCGTCCTGATCACGAATCAGCACGCCACCCGGCGCCGGTACCACCGGCCGCTCGCCCAACCCGTTCAGCGCGGCAAAAAATGCCGGCCGCTGCTGTGCGTCCAGCGCCAACAGGCGCGACCCCTTGCCCAGGGCAATCGCCCCCCAGGCCTTGCCGGTAGCCACCTCCGGCCGAATCAGGCTGGCGCCATCCTCGCGCTGTAGCGCCAGCAAATGGCCGCCGGCATCCAGCACCGCCACGGTCAGTGGCGCAGCATTAATCTTGCGGCCCGCCGCCAGCGCGGCATTCACCAGGCTGACCGCGACTTTCAGGTTCAAAGCGTTCATGGAAAGGTCCTCTTCTTGTTGTGAGAAGCCCTGAGGGCAGTTGAAAACCGATAGAGCAAATAGAACACAACGAAATGTATTTTTGTATACAATATTTTGAAACGATCGTATGCGATGGCGCAAACCTCCGTTTTCATGGGCGCTCGGACGAAAGCGACATCCGCCGACGAAAACCCGTTGACCTAAGCGGCCAGCCGTGAATACACTCTGGCACAAAGCAAGTTGTATACAATTACAAAATCGATGAGGCACAAACCATGAGCAAAATGAGAGCAATCGATGCAGCCGTTCTGGTCATGCGCCGTGAAGGTGTAGATACCGCGTTCGGCATCCCGGGGGGCTGCCATCAACCCGTTGTACTCGGCCCTGAAGAAAGTCGGTGGCATCGATCACGTCCTCGCTCGTCACGTCGAAGGCGCCTCGCACATGGCCGAGGGTTACACCCGTGCCAACCCGGGCAACATCGGTGTGTGCATCGGCACC
This region includes:
- a CDS encoding heme-binding protein; the encoded protein is MNALNLKVAVSLVNAALAAGRKINAAPLTVAVLDAGGHLLALQREDGASLIRPEVATGKAWGAIALGKGSRLLALDAQQRPAFFAALNGLGERPVVPAPGGVLIRDQDGKVLGAVGISGDTSDIDEQCAISAIEEVGLKADAGVAA
- a CDS encoding TetR/AcrR family transcriptional regulator, which gives rise to MSTIRERNKELILRAASEEFADKGFAATKTSDIAAKAGLPKPNVYYYFKSKDNLYREVLESIIAPIMQASTPFNADGDPKEVLSAYIRSKIRISRDLPHASKVFASEIMHGAPHLSPNQVAQLNEQARHNIECIQRWIDRGQIAHVDAHHLMFSIWAATQTYADFDWQISAVTGKAKLADSDYDAAAETIIRMVLKGCEPEVA